Proteins encoded together in one Prevotella scopos JCM 17725 window:
- a CDS encoding 2-C-methyl-D-erythritol 4-phosphate cytidylyltransferase: MSHKTSKYTIIVAGGKGLRMGADIPKQFLPIGGMPVLMHTISRFHTYDKDLKVILVLPKEQQAYWLELCEQYHFNEEYLLADGGASRFQSCKNGISMIPTDAIGLVAIHDGVRPFVSCETIVRCFDTAETAKAVIPVLPVTDTLRFIADSPSGRNVQRSDYRTVQTPQVFDIQLIKKAYEQEESADFTDDASVVELLGQAVTMVEGNRENIKITNPFDLKVAEVLLIQNS; encoded by the coding sequence GTGTCTCATAAAACGTCAAAATATACCATCATCGTCGCTGGCGGTAAGGGGTTGAGAATGGGGGCAGACATCCCCAAACAGTTTTTACCTATTGGTGGCATGCCTGTCCTTATGCACACCATCAGCCGCTTTCATACCTACGACAAGGATTTGAAGGTAATCCTCGTCTTACCGAAAGAGCAACAAGCTTATTGGCTGGAGCTATGTGAACAGTATCATTTCAACGAGGAGTATCTGCTGGCAGATGGTGGTGCAAGTCGTTTTCAATCGTGCAAGAATGGTATTTCGATGATACCAACTGATGCTATCGGACTCGTTGCCATCCACGATGGTGTGCGTCCTTTCGTCTCTTGTGAAACCATTGTACGTTGTTTTGATACTGCAGAGACAGCCAAAGCGGTTATCCCCGTATTGCCAGTTACTGATACGCTTCGTTTTATCGCAGACTCCCCAAGTGGAAGAAACGTACAACGCAGCGACTATAGAACCGTGCAAACGCCACAGGTCTTTGACATCCAGCTCATCAAAAAGGCTTACGAACAGGAAGAAAGTGCCGATTTCACCGATGACGCGAGCGTAGTTGAGCTACTCGGACAAGCGGTAACAATGGTGGAAGGGAATCGTGAGAATATCAAGATCACAAACCCATTCGACTTGAAAGTGGCTGAAGTTCTTTTAATTCAGAATTCATAA
- a CDS encoding DJ-1 family glyoxalase III codes for MAKVYEFLANGFEEVEALAPVDILRRGGVEVKMVSVTGSNLVESSHGVVVKADLLFEDIADFSDADLLMLPGGMPGSKNLNEHEGVRKALKEQFEKGKRVAAVCAAPLILASVGLLKGKKATIYPGMESHLGEDAEYTAALVQEDGNVTTGAGPAASFPYGYKLLSYFLPEEKVEEIKKGMIYNQLLNS; via the coding sequence ATGGCTAAGGTATATGAGTTTCTCGCTAATGGCTTTGAAGAAGTTGAAGCTTTGGCACCAGTCGATATTTTGCGTCGCGGAGGCGTAGAGGTAAAGATGGTCAGTGTTACTGGGAGCAATCTCGTTGAATCATCACATGGTGTTGTTGTTAAAGCCGACCTCCTTTTCGAGGACATAGCCGACTTCTCTGACGCAGACCTCCTGATGTTGCCGGGCGGCATGCCTGGCTCAAAGAACCTAAATGAGCACGAAGGCGTACGCAAGGCTCTCAAAGAACAGTTTGAAAAGGGTAAGCGTGTAGCTGCAGTCTGTGCTGCACCATTAATACTGGCATCTGTCGGCTTGCTGAAAGGTAAGAAAGCAACCATCTACCCAGGTATGGAAAGTCATCTAGGTGAGGACGCCGAATACACAGCTGCACTTGTTCAAGAGGACGGAAACGTAACAACGGGTGCTGGTCCTGCTGCTTCTTTCCCATACGGATATAAGCTTCTAAGTTACTTCTTACCAGAGGAGAAGGTGGAAGAGATAAAGAAGGGAATGATTTACAATCAACTTCTAAATTCCTAA
- a CDS encoding NAD kinase, with translation MAEKKLSFAIFGNTSKAFNTPQIVEILDYLKAREADIYIEQNFYHVLLKELKKDFSIAGLFEGGNFDVDYVISLGGDGTFLRAAGRVGAKQIPIIGVNMGRLGFLANVTLEAVRDVLDNVYDGKFEIEERAVIQLEADGVTLENCPFALNDIAILKRDNAAMISIKTSVNGKYLVTYLADGLVISTPTGSTAYSLSVGGPIIVPQSGILSMTPVAPHSLNIRPIVISDEAEIKLEVQSRSHNFLAAVDGRSEKLSEGVTLKITKARHTVHIVRVEGQQFFSTLREKLMWGVDTRQI, from the coding sequence ATGGCAGAAAAGAAACTTAGTTTTGCTATTTTTGGCAATACTTCCAAAGCTTTTAACACGCCTCAGATTGTTGAAATTTTAGACTATCTGAAAGCGCGTGAGGCTGATATATATATCGAGCAGAATTTCTATCATGTTCTACTAAAAGAACTGAAAAAGGATTTCTCAATAGCAGGACTATTTGAAGGAGGAAACTTTGACGTTGATTATGTTATCTCCTTAGGCGGCGATGGTACCTTTTTACGGGCTGCAGGTAGGGTTGGTGCGAAGCAAATACCAATCATTGGCGTGAACATGGGGCGATTAGGCTTCCTTGCCAATGTAACTCTAGAAGCGGTTAGGGACGTGCTTGATAATGTTTATGATGGGAAGTTTGAGATAGAGGAACGCGCTGTTATTCAGCTTGAAGCTGATGGAGTGACCCTCGAAAATTGTCCTTTTGCCTTGAATGATATTGCTATTTTGAAACGCGATAATGCGGCAATGATATCGATAAAGACAAGTGTCAATGGCAAATACTTAGTAACTTATTTGGCTGATGGACTCGTTATCAGTACGCCAACAGGTTCAACAGCTTACTCTCTGTCTGTTGGTGGTCCGATAATCGTACCACAATCGGGTATTTTAAGTATGACACCTGTAGCACCACATAGTCTGAATATTCGTCCGATTGTTATAAGTGATGAGGCTGAGATAAAGCTGGAAGTACAGAGCAGAAGTCACAATTTTCTGGCAGCCGTCGATGGGCGGTCAGAGAAACTATCTGAGGGAGTAACGTTGAAAATAACGAAAGCGCGACACACAGTGCATATAGTGCGGGTTGAGGGACAGCAATTCTTCTCAACATTGCGGGAGAAACTGATGTGGGGCGTTGATACGCGACAAATTTAG
- a CDS encoding ABC transporter ATP-binding protein: MITKIKKLFQIPETHYTSKEIFRWLWNAWRGNRKQAGLNALIGILSVIVSLATVWAVQHAIDVASHVREGSIYTAVSIMGALILCDFALSIAAIWVKNLLGIKAQNRMQQRMLDRILRSEWHGKERHHSGDVLNRLEIDVANVVSFLTETIPSSVSTLAMFLGAFFYLMSMDWRLAIIIVVMIPLFVLISKVYVRQMRRLTREVRDSDSKVQSVLQETIQHRMLIKTLESDEMIVGKLEGTQHELRRKVVRRTKFSVFSNLVLNFGFAFGYLVAFTWAALRMSAHSLTFGGMTAFLQLVNKIQNPARQLTKLVPAFVSVFTAAERLMELEENPLEEQGDPIELAGPCGIRLNHVDYRYDDAEREILKDLDFDFYPGSCTAILGETGAGKTTLVRLLLALIKPNKGSVQIYNTKECKELTPLMRTNFVYVPQGNTLLSGTIRENLLLGKVDATEEEMIAALKKSCADFVFHLPLGLETLCSEQGGGLSEGQAQRIAIARSLLRDRSIMIFDEATSALDPQTERDLLKNILFNHDKTVIFITHRPAVVDYCDQTLTIEKIQ, encoded by the coding sequence ATGATAACTAAGATAAAGAAACTCTTCCAAATCCCTGAAACGCATTACACAAGCAAGGAAATCTTTCGTTGGTTGTGGAATGCTTGGCGAGGAAATCGCAAGCAAGCTGGACTGAATGCTTTGATAGGTATTCTCAGTGTCATCGTTTCTTTGGCTACAGTATGGGCAGTCCAACATGCTATTGATGTGGCTTCTCATGTGAGGGAGGGTAGCATTTATACTGCTGTCAGCATCATGGGAGCGTTGATTCTTTGTGACTTTGCCTTGAGTATTGCAGCTATATGGGTGAAAAACTTATTGGGTATCAAGGCACAGAATCGTATGCAACAGCGTATGCTCGATCGTATTCTACGTTCAGAATGGCATGGTAAGGAGCGGCATCACAGTGGTGACGTGTTAAACCGATTGGAGATTGACGTTGCTAATGTGGTCAGTTTCTTGACAGAGACGATACCAAGTTCCGTCTCAACATTGGCAATGTTTCTTGGTGCTTTCTTCTATCTGATGTCGATGGATTGGCGACTTGCCATCATCATTGTCGTTATGATTCCTCTGTTTGTCTTAATCAGTAAGGTTTATGTACGACAGATGCGACGCTTGACACGTGAGGTCCGCGACTCCGACTCGAAGGTTCAGAGTGTGCTGCAAGAAACGATTCAGCACCGCATGCTCATCAAAACGCTTGAAAGTGACGAGATGATAGTGGGGAAGTTAGAGGGAACCCAACACGAATTACGCCGTAAGGTGGTGCGTAGAACAAAGTTCTCTGTCTTCTCCAACCTCGTTTTGAACTTTGGATTTGCTTTTGGTTATCTTGTTGCTTTTACATGGGCAGCCCTCCGCATGTCGGCTCATTCGCTGACCTTCGGTGGTATGACGGCCTTCTTACAGTTGGTAAATAAGATTCAGAACCCTGCTCGTCAATTAACGAAATTAGTACCTGCTTTCGTCTCAGTGTTCACTGCGGCCGAACGATTAATGGAGTTAGAGGAAAACCCTTTGGAGGAACAAGGCGACCCAATAGAACTTGCTGGTCCTTGTGGTATTCGTCTGAACCATGTTGATTATCGTTATGATGATGCCGAACGAGAAATCTTAAAGGACCTCGATTTCGACTTCTATCCAGGCTCTTGTACGGCTATTCTTGGCGAGACAGGTGCTGGAAAGACAACACTTGTACGTTTATTGCTTGCCTTGATAAAACCGAATAAGGGTTCTGTGCAGATTTACAACACAAAAGAATGTAAAGAACTGACACCGCTGATGCGTACTAATTTCGTCTATGTCCCACAAGGCAACACGCTTCTGAGCGGTACAATTCGTGAAAATCTACTTCTCGGTAAGGTCGATGCAACGGAAGAGGAGATGATTGCTGCCTTAAAGAAGAGTTGTGCCGACTTTGTTTTCCATCTACCGCTAGGACTTGAAACGCTTTGTTCAGAGCAGGGTGGTGGACTTAGCGAGGGGCAGGCACAACGTATTGCGATAGCCCGTTCACTGCTGCGTGACCGTAGTATCATGATATTTGATGAGGCTACATCGGCTCTTGACCCGCAGACCGAGCGTGACCTCTTGAAGAATATACTCTTCAATCACGATAAAACAGTGATTTTCATAACGCATCGTCCTGCTGTTGTTGACTATTGCGACCAGACCTTGACCATAGAAAAAATACAATGA
- a CDS encoding redoxin domain-containing protein has translation MKRILLAAACALFMSAPVTFAQTTNVEQTKDLDAKYATNMLKPGTRAPEFKLKTYDGREIRLSQYRGSYVVLDFWASWCPDCRRDIPAMKALYEQFRDYGVQFIGISFDTDREVWAQTYWGKYQMHWTQVSELKKFRKNTVIDKLYKIDWIPSMYLVDPDGKIVMGTVEIDKLKAKLESLPLAPEVSKTEVLPTFEGGQEAINNYFAQSQRRSIQSFRSKVQAEMTVVFNVEMDGTVTGARVVDVKNVKGTSKHFMKMDAEKQKRVLNNCVEYYKEQAVRLTNNMPKWNPAMQNGRPVKSKTTVNIVFQ, from the coding sequence ATGAAAAGAATTCTTTTAGCAGCTGCTTGTGCACTTTTTATGTCGGCACCAGTGACTTTTGCACAAACAACAAACGTTGAACAGACGAAAGATTTAGATGCGAAGTATGCTACAAATATGCTCAAACCTGGCACACGTGCGCCTGAGTTTAAGTTGAAGACATACGATGGTAGAGAAATACGTCTAAGCCAGTATCGTGGTAGCTATGTTGTGTTAGACTTCTGGGCAAGTTGGTGCCCTGATTGTCGTCGTGATATTCCTGCAATGAAAGCCCTTTACGAGCAGTTCCGTGACTATGGAGTACAATTTATAGGCATCTCTTTCGATACCGATCGAGAGGTTTGGGCACAGACTTATTGGGGTAAGTATCAGATGCACTGGACACAGGTGAGCGAACTAAAGAAGTTCAGAAAGAATACTGTTATCGACAAGTTGTATAAGATTGATTGGATCCCTTCAATGTATCTTGTTGACCCAGATGGCAAAATTGTCATGGGAACAGTGGAGATTGATAAGCTGAAAGCTAAATTAGAATCACTTCCGCTTGCTCCAGAGGTAAGCAAGACAGAGGTGCTCCCAACCTTTGAAGGTGGTCAGGAAGCTATTAATAACTATTTTGCACAGAGTCAGCGTCGCAGTATTCAGTCATTCCGTTCAAAGGTACAGGCAGAGATGACCGTTGTTTTCAATGTTGAGATGGATGGCACTGTTACTGGTGCTCGTGTCGTTGACGTAAAGAATGTGAAGGGTACAAGTAAGCACTTTATGAAGATGGATGCTGAGAAACAGAAGCGTGTGTTGAACAACTGCGTTGAATATTACAAAGAGCAGGCAGTTCGTCTTACGAATAATATGCCTAAGTGGAATCCTGCTATGCAGAATGGTCGCCCTGTAAAGAGTAAGACAACAGTGAATATTGTTTTCCAGTAA
- a CDS encoding DUF6646 family protein, which produces MKMMRYIDKFRLYQWLLLLGCLLCVPHSAQAQAWDGEGDIKVYAGYANVGGRSGIELGSDYALSDFVSVGGQLTYVNVKDYDEGRDRAFMGYDFSLTGNYHWAEVLKLPSVLDIYSGVSVGLRTAGLQAGVRYNFSETFGLYGQVRQNLVKTFGDDVEHGRVYQGKTALSVGLTVTF; this is translated from the coding sequence ATGAAGATGATGAGATATATTGATAAATTCCGTCTCTATCAATGGCTTTTACTGCTTGGTTGTCTGCTTTGTGTTCCGCATAGCGCACAGGCACAGGCGTGGGACGGAGAAGGAGATATTAAAGTTTATGCTGGTTATGCCAATGTTGGAGGGAGGTCTGGTATAGAGTTGGGCAGCGATTATGCGCTTAGCGACTTTGTCTCAGTAGGCGGACAGCTAACTTATGTCAACGTGAAGGACTATGACGAGGGACGTGATAGAGCCTTTATGGGGTATGATTTCAGCTTGACGGGTAACTATCATTGGGCTGAAGTACTGAAACTACCATCCGTACTGGATATTTATAGTGGTGTTTCCGTCGGCTTGCGAACAGCTGGTTTGCAGGCAGGTGTGCGCTATAACTTTAGTGAGACATTCGGACTTTATGGGCAGGTGCGGCAGAATCTCGTCAAGACTTTTGGCGATGATGTGGAACATGGACGCGTCTATCAAGGCAAAACAGCTCTCTCTGTGGGTCTGACTGTTACGTTTTAA
- a CDS encoding zeta toxin family protein, with product MVKHLYIIAGCNGAGKTTASMTILPKTLLVKEFVNADEIAKGLSPLNPEGAAIEAGRLMLQRIDYLLNKDESFSIETTLATRSYIKLIEKAHQRGFVVNLLFFWLPSPELASIRVTERVRNGGHNIPKDTIYRRYVLGISNLFNLFMNKVDIWSIYDNSIQPKERIAFGGNSIRTRISNEVKFRKIRSYVK from the coding sequence ATGGTAAAACATTTATATATCATAGCAGGATGTAATGGGGCTGGAAAGACAACAGCTTCTATGACAATATTACCAAAAACTCTTTTGGTAAAGGAGTTTGTCAATGCTGATGAAATAGCAAAAGGATTGTCACCACTCAACCCTGAAGGTGCAGCCATTGAAGCCGGGAGGTTGATGCTTCAACGAATAGATTACCTCTTAAACAAAGATGAGTCATTTTCTATTGAAACAACACTTGCCACTCGCTCTTATATTAAACTCATAGAGAAGGCACATCAAAGAGGATTCGTAGTCAATCTCTTATTCTTTTGGCTACCATCACCAGAGCTTGCAAGCATACGTGTAACTGAAAGAGTAAGAAATGGTGGACACAACATTCCTAAAGACACAATATACAGAAGATATGTATTGGGAATATCAAACCTATTTAACTTGTTTATGAATAAGGTGGATATATGGTCAATATATGATAATAGCATACAGCCTAAAGAGCGTATTGCTTTTGGAGGAAATAGTATAAGAACCAGAATTAGTAATGAAGTAAAATTTAGAAAGATAAGAAGTTATGTCAAATAA
- a CDS encoding glycoside hydrolase family 13 protein: MNCRQLTNESNLPLFQKTWKILLFLLLLSSPMTAQNSTATQKKANNRTATPNVTRIDPTNWFADMQDPTLQLMVYGKDIKFADVTTDYPNVKIDSLVRLDSPNYLLVYLNLKGAKPGEITLTFANKNGKKTTKKFQLKAREMAGADRKGFDISDVLYMLMPDRFANGNPKNDVIKGMEDQLCNRNEPSLRHGGDLEGLRQHLDYFTNLGVTALWLTPVLENDRPADGGKHSTYHGYATTDYYRVDPRFGTNEEYKVLVDECHKKGLKVVMDMIFNHCGDYHPWAKGTRVDENGKTIKDYPSKDWFNSPNYGLQTSYKLTPVLDPYASKVDMKETVDGWFVPSMPDLNQRNPHVIKYLIQNSIWWIETVGIDGIRMDTYPYADRQAMADWMKVLNKEYPNFNTVGETWVTEPAYTAAWQKDSKLSDINSNLKTVMDFAFFDRLSQAKNEETDDWWKGWNRIYNSLCYDYLYTDPSSVMAFIENHDTDRFLGNGKDSTALKQAYALLLTMKRIPQLYYGTEILMNGTKAETDGNVRQDFPGGFPGDKVNKFTPEGRTKAENAMFDWTRRLLHWRQNNDVIINGSQTQFIPQHGVYVLARQHNGKTILTILNGKKADNQVDVARYAEVIGSHTTATDILTGTTVDLTKNIPLTQRQAMVLSF; encoded by the coding sequence ATGAACTGCAGACAACTAACGAACGAATCTAATCTTCCTCTCTTTCAAAAGACTTGGAAGATTTTATTATTCTTACTTCTTTTATCATCTCCTATGACCGCTCAGAATAGCACGGCTACTCAAAAGAAAGCCAATAATCGAACAGCTACACCAAACGTTACCCGCATTGACCCTACCAACTGGTTTGCTGACATGCAGGACCCAACGTTACAGCTGATGGTATATGGCAAGGATATCAAGTTTGCTGACGTCACAACGGACTACCCTAATGTAAAGATTGACTCGCTCGTACGCCTCGATTCACCTAATTATCTCCTTGTTTATCTTAACTTAAAAGGGGCAAAACCGGGTGAGATAACCCTTACCTTCGCTAATAAGAATGGTAAAAAGACTACGAAGAAGTTCCAACTAAAGGCACGTGAGATGGCAGGAGCAGACCGAAAAGGCTTCGATATTTCGGATGTTCTTTATATGCTTATGCCCGATCGTTTCGCTAATGGTAACCCAAAGAACGATGTAATCAAAGGGATGGAAGACCAACTATGCAACCGCAATGAGCCAAGTCTTCGACACGGTGGCGACCTTGAAGGACTCCGCCAACACCTCGATTACTTCACTAACCTTGGTGTTACTGCTCTCTGGTTGACGCCAGTATTGGAGAATGATCGCCCTGCCGATGGTGGCAAACACAGTACTTATCACGGCTATGCTACAACCGACTACTATCGTGTTGACCCTCGCTTCGGTACAAATGAGGAGTATAAAGTCCTCGTTGACGAATGTCATAAGAAGGGATTAAAGGTGGTTATGGATATGATTTTCAACCATTGCGGAGACTATCATCCATGGGCTAAGGGCACACGAGTTGATGAAAACGGCAAGACAATCAAAGACTATCCATCAAAGGATTGGTTTAATAGTCCTAACTATGGGCTGCAAACAAGCTACAAGCTTACTCCAGTCCTCGACCCATACGCCAGCAAAGTGGATATGAAAGAGACTGTTGACGGATGGTTTGTACCCTCTATGCCTGACCTCAACCAGCGCAACCCACACGTTATTAAGTATCTGATTCAGAATTCTATTTGGTGGATTGAAACCGTAGGTATCGATGGAATCCGTATGGATACTTATCCTTACGCAGACCGACAAGCCATGGCTGATTGGATGAAGGTACTCAACAAGGAATATCCTAACTTCAACACCGTTGGCGAAACATGGGTAACAGAACCTGCTTATACGGCAGCTTGGCAGAAAGACAGCAAACTCTCTGACATTAACAGCAATCTAAAGACGGTGATGGACTTCGCCTTTTTCGATCGTCTTTCGCAGGCAAAGAACGAGGAAACAGATGATTGGTGGAAGGGATGGAACCGCATTTACAACTCTCTTTGCTATGATTACCTCTATACGGACCCATCTTCTGTGATGGCATTCATCGAAAATCACGATACAGACCGCTTCCTTGGCAATGGCAAGGATTCAACGGCTTTGAAGCAGGCGTACGCCCTCTTGCTGACAATGAAGCGTATCCCGCAGCTTTATTATGGTACGGAGATTCTGATGAACGGTACGAAAGCGGAAACAGATGGCAATGTACGACAAGACTTCCCTGGTGGTTTTCCTGGTGATAAAGTCAATAAGTTCACACCAGAAGGTCGTACGAAAGCCGAGAATGCCATGTTTGATTGGACCCGTCGTCTCCTCCATTGGAGACAGAACAACGATGTAATCATCAATGGTTCACAAACACAATTCATTCCGCAACATGGCGTTTATGTACTTGCACGTCAACATAATGGCAAGACGATCCTCACCATCCTCAATGGAAAGAAAGCTGATAACCAAGTAGATGTAGCCCGCTATGCCGAGGTGATAGGCTCACACACCACCGCAACCGATATCCTTACAGGGACTACTGTAGACCTTACAAAGAACATTCCTTTGACACAACGACAAGCAATGGTGCTCAGCTTCTAA
- the pulA gene encoding type I pullulanase: MKIKYKLTASVAAFIFAQNVVAQQRFNEISYSPNETTFRLNAPSKPTLRLYEAGLGGKAYKKIKLTQNGDNTWTATVKGDLKGKFYTFDIGHGETPGVFAKAVGCNGGRGAVVDMKETNPTGWESDRRVPTKSPADLIIYELHHRDFSIDPSSGLMHKGKYLALTEQKAINHLKKLGINAVHILPSFDFASVDESKPDVPQYNWGYDPLNYNVPEGSYSYDANLPTRRIMEFKQMVQALHKAGIRVILDVVYNHTFDLTNSNFERTYPKAYYRYKADGTPSDGTGCGNETASERPLMRDYMLESMKYWVKEYHIDGFRVDLMGVHDIQTMNDIRRELNAIDPEIFVYGEGWSAGTCAYPHEKLAMKAAVSQMPGIAAFSDDIRDALRGPFSDDHKPGMLGGVTGLEESLKAGIAGMIEHPQVDYSKVNYSKKPYALEPTQMIAYVSCHDDMCLVDRLKASIPEAEYDENELIRLNELGQTAIFTSQGVPFMLSGEEMLRNKKGVHNSYNSPDSINHLDWNNLKTYPQVFNYYSGLINLRKAHPAFRLGKADLVRKHLEFLPVQDCLVAFRLKDNAGGDKWKNIYVILNANKELRTVNIPKGQYTIVCANGEVNEAGLGKMEGGEVMVDAQSALILHD, from the coding sequence ATGAAAATAAAATATAAACTTACAGCATCAGTCGCTGCATTCATCTTCGCACAGAACGTTGTTGCACAACAGCGGTTCAACGAGATATCTTATTCTCCGAATGAGACAACCTTCCGCCTCAACGCTCCCTCTAAGCCAACGCTCCGCCTTTATGAGGCAGGACTAGGTGGGAAAGCCTACAAGAAGATAAAACTCACACAGAATGGTGACAACACTTGGACAGCTACTGTAAAGGGTGACCTCAAAGGTAAGTTCTATACTTTCGATATCGGACACGGTGAGACACCAGGTGTCTTTGCCAAAGCAGTCGGCTGTAATGGCGGTCGTGGTGCCGTTGTTGACATGAAGGAAACTAACCCAACGGGCTGGGAAAGCGATCGTCGTGTACCGACTAAGAGTCCGGCAGATCTCATTATCTATGAGTTGCACCACCGTGACTTCTCTATTGATCCTTCATCGGGCTTGATGCACAAGGGTAAATACCTTGCTTTGACAGAGCAGAAGGCTATTAATCACTTGAAGAAGTTGGGTATTAACGCTGTGCATATCCTCCCTTCGTTCGATTTTGCCTCGGTAGATGAATCCAAACCGGACGTGCCACAGTATAATTGGGGATATGACCCATTGAACTACAACGTACCAGAGGGAAGCTATTCATACGATGCTAACCTGCCTACACGCCGTATCATGGAGTTCAAGCAGATGGTACAAGCATTGCACAAGGCAGGTATCAGAGTTATCCTCGACGTTGTTTACAACCATACTTTCGACCTTACAAATAGTAACTTTGAGCGTACTTATCCTAAGGCTTACTACCGATACAAAGCTGATGGTACACCATCTGATGGCACAGGATGTGGTAATGAGACAGCAAGTGAGCGTCCTTTGATGCGCGATTATATGCTGGAGTCAATGAAGTATTGGGTGAAAGAGTATCATATTGATGGTTTCCGTGTCGATCTCATGGGAGTACACGACATTCAGACGATGAATGATATCCGTCGTGAACTCAATGCTATCGACCCAGAGATATTTGTCTATGGTGAGGGATGGAGCGCAGGTACATGTGCTTATCCTCATGAGAAGCTAGCGATGAAAGCTGCTGTTTCACAGATGCCGGGCATCGCAGCGTTCTCTGATGACATCCGTGATGCCTTGCGTGGACCCTTCTCTGACGACCATAAGCCCGGTATGCTTGGTGGTGTTACAGGCTTGGAAGAGAGCTTGAAGGCGGGTATTGCGGGTATGATTGAGCACCCACAGGTAGACTACTCAAAGGTAAACTATTCTAAGAAACCTTATGCCCTTGAACCTACTCAGATGATTGCTTACGTCAGCTGTCACGATGATATGTGTCTTGTTGACCGCTTGAAGGCTTCTATTCCAGAGGCAGAATACGATGAGAATGAGCTGATTCGATTGAACGAACTTGGCCAAACGGCTATCTTCACATCACAAGGTGTACCTTTCATGCTCTCTGGTGAGGAGATGCTTCGTAACAAGAAAGGAGTGCATAACTCGTATAATTCACCCGATAGCATCAATCACCTCGACTGGAATAACCTCAAGACTTATCCACAGGTATTCAACTATTACAGTGGACTCATCAACCTTCGCAAGGCACATCCTGCCTTCCGATTGGGCAAAGCCGACCTCGTTCGCAAGCATCTTGAGTTCCTTCCTGTACAGGACTGTTTGGTTGCTTTCCGCCTAAAAGACAATGCTGGTGGTGACAAGTGGAAGAATATCTATGTTATCCTTAATGCCAACAAGGAGCTTCGCACCGTCAACATCCCTAAGGGACAATATACGATTGTATGTGCTAATGGTGAAGTGAATGAGGCTGGATTAGGCAAAATGGAAGGTGGGGAGGTGATGGTTGACGCCCAGTCAGCCCTCATCCTACATGATTAA